In the genome of Paraburkholderia azotifigens, the window GTCGAACTCAATCTGCTCGACGATCCGCGCGATCTCGAACGGCTGGCAGCGGGCGTGCGCATGCTGGCTCGCGTCGTGAAGGCTTCAGGACTGGGCGGCGACGAACGCGATTTCTTCCCCGCCGCGTTTTCGCCGCGCGTGAAAGCGCTCAGCCGCGTCGGGTCGGGCAACGCATTGCTGACTTCGATGCTCGGCGTGCTGCTCGACACACCGGCGTCTTTGCGGCGGGCTCTGATCGAACGTTTCTTCACACGCGGCCAGCGCATGTCGGCACTGCTGGAAGACGCGCAGGCACTCGACGGTTTCATCCGCGCGAATGTATTCGGCGTGTGGCATGCGAGCGGTACGTGCCGGATGGGCGACTTGCGCAGCGCGGACAGTGTCGCCGATACGGAAGGCCGCGTGCATCGCACGCAAGGTCTGCGCGTGGTGGATGCGTCGCTGATGCCGCGCTTGCCGTCGGCGAACACGAATATTCCGACCATCATGATCGCCGAGAAGATCGCCGACGCGATGGTCATGCAACGAAGCAAGACGGGCGCGACGCAAACCGCGCCGCTTGTTTCGACGCCATAGCCGTTTCATTAACGCTAACCAGAGCACGCAAGTACAAGGTGCCATCTTCATCGGATTCAACAAGAGAAACGGTCCGGTGACCATTCAAGGAGATGAATGATGTCCGTAGCAGCGCAAAATGGCGCCGCCGTGCCGGCTATCGACCAGCGGCAGGTGATGGGCGCAGTGTTCGCCTCGTGTCTGGGCTGGGCACTCGATCTGTTCGACCTGTTCGTGCTGTTGTACGTGGCGCCCGTCGTGGGGCGCCTGTTCTTCCCATCCGAGCACGCGATGCTGTCGCTTGCCGCCGTCTACGCGTCGTTTGCGGTGACGCTGCTGATGCGTCCGCTGGGCTCCGCGCTGTTCGGCTCCTACGCCGACCGCCACGGACGCAAGGGCGCGATGATCATCGCCGTGGTCGGCGTCGGCGTGTCGACGGCGTTGTTCGGCGCGCTGCCGACGGTTCATCAGATCGGTCTGGCCGCGCCCGTCGTCTTTCTGCTGCTGAGGCTCGTCCAGGGTGTGTTCGTCGGCGGCGTGGTGGCGTCGACCCATACGATCGGCACGGAATCCGTCGCGCCGAAGTATCGCGGCGCCGTGTCGGGGCTGATCGGCGGCGGCGGTGCGGGGATGGGCGCGTTGCTCGCTTCGCTGACGTTCCTGCTGATGTCGTCGCTGTTTCCGGGCCACCAGTTCGAGGTGTGGGGTTGGCGCTGCATGTTCTTCACGGGGATCATCAGTTCGGTGCTTGGTCTTTTCGTGTTCAACAGTCTCGAAGAGTCGCCGCTGTGGCGCAAGCTGGCGGCGGAGAAGGCCGCGAAGGCCGCCGCGCAGCATCGCAACGCGCCCGTCGAAATCGTGCGTTCGCCGCTGCGCACGCTGTTCTCGCGCGATTTCCGTTCGATCCTGTTCGTCAATCTGCTGCTGACGATCGGCGGCGGCAGCGGCTACTACCTCACGTCGGGCTATCTGCCGACCTTCCTCAAAGTGGTCAGCCACACGCCGAACGGCGCGGCTGCCGCGATCCTGATGCTGTGCAGTATCGCGGTGGTGCTTGCTTCCGTGGCGGCGGGGCATCTGAGCACGTTCATCGGCCGCAAGAGCGCGTTCGTGTGGATCGGGCTGATTCGACTCGTTGCGCTGCCCGGCCTCTATCTGTTGCTGCCCACAGCTAACGACATCGTCACGCTCGGCGTGTATGCCGTCATTCTGAGCGCGCTCGGCAGCGCCGGTTATGCGCCGATCCTGATCTTCCTCAACGAGCGCTTCCCGACGGCGATCCGTGCGACAGGCACGGGGCTGTCATGGAACATCGGGTTTGCGATCGGCGGCATGATGCCGACCGTCGTTTCTCTCGTGGCGAAGGAGACGAGCGAACTGCCGCTGATGCTTGCGATCTTCGTCGGGGCGATCAGCGTGATCTTTCTGATCGGCGCATTCATCGTGCCGGAGACGCGCGGCAGGCTCGATCAGGTGTCAGTGCCGCAACGCGAGGTGACGGGTTGAAGCACGTCACGATTCGTCCGCCGCGCTCTTCGTGACGCGGCGGATTTCGTCGGCGATGATGTCGATCAGCGCTTGCGCGGCAGCTCCGATGGGCCGCTTCGGATGCGAGACCTGAACGATATGCCGCAGGATGGGCGGCGTGCCGATTCTATGCGCGCGCAAAGTGCCTTCATCCACTTTGCGCTGCACGACGACGCGCGGCAGTATCGTCGCGACGGCGCTTTGTTCGACGAACTGCACGATGGTGCTCAACAGATCGATTTCGAACGTCGGCTTGATGACGATATTCGCGGCCATCAGCGCTGCATCGAGCGCGCCGCGCAAACCGTTGCGGCGCGTCGGCAGCACGAGTTCGACGGCGGGCGGATTCGACAGATCGATGCGCTCGGGCAACTCGACGCGGCACGCAAGTCCCGTCACGTACACCATCTCTTCGACGAGCAGCGGTTGCATGTCGAGTGCGAGCCGTCCGCGCGGCTTGTTGATGATGGCGGCATCGAGCCGTCCCGCTTCGACGCCGTCGATCAGTTGCGCGCTGAAGCCGTCCGCGACGGACACCTCGACTTGAGGAAACAGCGCGTTGAACTTCGCCAGCGATTCGGCCAGCACGCTTTCCGTTTCCGACGACACCATGCCGAGCGACACGCGGCCCGTGACAATCACGTCCTGCCGGCTCAACTGCACGCGCGCGTGCTCGATGTCGCGCATGATCGGCGTGTAGAGGCGATACATCAGACGCGCGGCATCCGTCGGCGTCATGCCGTGCGGCCCGCGCTCGAACAGCGTCTGACCCAGCTCCGCTTCGAGCTTCGAAATCTGCATGCTGAGCGCGGGCTGGACGATGTTCAGCCGTTTGGCCGCGCGGGTGACGGAGCCGTCCTCGAACAGGGCGATGAAATACTGGATTTGCTTGAGGTCCATGCCGCGCGGCTTCAGCCGAAGTGACCGGAAAGCTGTAAGTTTAACGCTGCGGCCCCCGGGCGACGGGCACAAAGGCCGCCGCATTCGCTATTCATCGAGGCCGGAATACTCTTGCCGCGGCGCCAGGCCGTGTTCCTTGCGAATAGTGTTTTCAGTCAACGGGTATGCAGCGCTATCAGCATATTTTCCTAAACCCACGACTTTGTTTTCGTCTTCGACTTTTGGATTGACAGGGCGAGACGTTTTTTTCTGGGCAATCTCGCCCGGCCCTTGCGCTCCCATACCGTCCGTCGAACCGGAGGGTTTCGAAATCAGACTGGATTCGCCTTTCAGATTGTTGTGCGCGTGGATCATTTCATGAGCGAGCCCGATGAATGGTGGCCGCGTGCCGTCCGGCGTAACGGTTTGCTGCGGGTTCCATTTGATGGACGACGCAGCGCCTTCGCCCGGTGTCGACGCTTTTTCGTCGCTGGCCGATCTGGTGACGTTACCGTCCGCATAAGTCCGCGGCCTGCCGAACAGCGTCTGCCGCTTCCCGGAGGCCTGGGGCATGATTGCCACTTTGTACCCGAACTGGTCGTTACCCTGGTGATTTTCGATCTCTTGCAGCAACTGCTTGCCCGCCGGTTTGCTTGCGATCTCATCCAGCGCCGCATTGACCTGCCTGGGAAACGCCTTTGAATCGCCGGGACGCGTTCTGATCACAACGCCGTTCCATTTTGTCGTCGTCGTCACCATCTCGCCCGTCGGCGGGATAACTGGACGGCTTGTCTTTTCCTTCATCGTCTTCGAGAACGATGACAAGGCACTCAATTTCCCGGCAGGAAGCCTGGCTTTGGCCGGGCTGGCCGGATTGGCGGCCGGACTGGTGGCCGGATTGGTGGCCTGTCCGGCAGACGATGTGGACGGCGCCGATATCGCGTGATCGCTTGGCGTACTCCCGCTTCGGCGAATTTGACTGGACATCGCAACTCTCCTGTGTGCAGCCAGCATGGCTACGTGGATCACCTGACTGTTGTGTGACAGTGAAGCGTCAAAGTATGCGCAACGAGGTGGGGCACGATTGCGAGCACGCGAAGTGATGGACGTCGCCGCGTAGCAATGTTTGACGGGATAACCCGGGACGCAAATCAGGTAGGGCTGAGGGCGCGCGATGGCATCCATCCAGAGCTGACTCTCATGCCGGCGTCATCGTCATTCTGGAACGGAAGCATCGGGAATCGCGCGCCGCAGGTGTTGCGCGCGCTTATAAACTGCCTGCGTTTCGCCGGAGCGCCTTGGACTGCGTGACGGGCGAGTGCGCTGAACGCTCGATTGGTGAGAACGCCTGTGATTGGCACGCATGTGTCGCAGTCTGACCCACAGCGCCAGAGGAAGAGTTGGCTGCGGCCCACCGGCCGCAGCGCGCACATCTGTCTGCCAGTTCGCGCTCACCCCAGCCGGATCCAGTATTTTCAACTGGTTGTGTGATCGCTTATCGCGGCGCCGCCGTTTGGCATGCACTTTGCCTTGATGCTCATCGAGGAGTGGCGACACCCTCGAAACAAGCGCCGACATTCGTGGCTGACTAATTTCCCTGGAGAATTGAAATGAACACGCTGGTAATCAAAGACCTCCCCGTAGCCGTTGAGATGGACCGTACTGCAATGACCGCCGTCAGCGGCGGCAGGTTGCCGCAGCAGATCGTGAACATCATCCAGGCCGTGTCCGACTATGCAAATGACTCTCCAGTCCAGCACAGCTTTACTGGCAGTGGGGCTTCTGTGACGTACTAACAGAAACACGGTGATTGCATTGCTCAAGGCACCACCAGCGAGGGGTGCCTCTTTGGATTCGTCTCCAATCACGTTATCTGCGCTGCCCCGATACGGGCAGCCGATATCAGCCGCATGTCGCGACAGTCCCGTTGCTGCCGCTGCCGAACATGCTGCTGTCGCATAGAAAGCAAAGGCGCAGCGGCGTGATTAGCTATGCAGGAATCGTTGGAACCGGGTGTGTGGAAAGTGCCTATAGTCGGAAGCCCAACGGGTATTTCGAACCATCTCGCATACACACAACATGAACCACACTCCTGCTTCTGCTCCCGTTCGACGCGGTTTGCGCGCTGTCGTACTCGTCGCGGCGTCGGCCGTTGCTGTTGCGCTCGCTTCGTTCGCTCCACTCACGCATGCGGATACGCGCGAAGTCGTCATCGGCTATCAGGACATGGTCGTGCCGTGGCGCTATGCGCAAGCCACGGGCGCCGTCGAAAAGGCTACCGGCTACAAGGTCACGTATCGCAAGCTCGGCAGCGGCGCGGATGTCATTCGTGCGCTCGCATCCGGCTCGATTCAAC includes:
- a CDS encoding LysR family transcriptional regulator; translated protein: MDLKQIQYFIALFEDGSVTRAAKRLNIVQPALSMQISKLEAELGQTLFERGPHGMTPTDAARLMYRLYTPIMRDIEHARVQLSRQDVIVTGRVSLGMVSSETESVLAESLAKFNALFPQVEVSVADGFSAQLIDGVEAGRLDAAIINKPRGRLALDMQPLLVEEMVYVTGLACRVELPERIDLSNPPAVELVLPTRRNGLRGALDAALMAANIVIKPTFEIDLLSTIVQFVEQSAVATILPRVVVQRKVDEGTLRAHRIGTPPILRHIVQVSHPKRPIGAAAQALIDIIADEIRRVTKSAADES
- a CDS encoding M91 family zinc metallopeptidase, encoding MSSQIRRSGSTPSDHAISAPSTSSAGQATNPATSPAANPASPAKARLPAGKLSALSSFSKTMKEKTSRPVIPPTGEMVTTTTKWNGVVIRTRPGDSKAFPRQVNAALDEIASKPAGKQLLQEIENHQGNDQFGYKVAIMPQASGKRQTLFGRPRTYADGNVTRSASDEKASTPGEGAASSIKWNPQQTVTPDGTRPPFIGLAHEMIHAHNNLKGESSLISKPSGSTDGMGAQGPGEIAQKKTSRPVNPKVEDENKVVGLGKYADSAAYPLTENTIRKEHGLAPRQEYSGLDE
- a CDS encoding MFS transporter, whose product is MSVAAQNGAAVPAIDQRQVMGAVFASCLGWALDLFDLFVLLYVAPVVGRLFFPSEHAMLSLAAVYASFAVTLLMRPLGSALFGSYADRHGRKGAMIIAVVGVGVSTALFGALPTVHQIGLAAPVVFLLLRLVQGVFVGGVVASTHTIGTESVAPKYRGAVSGLIGGGGAGMGALLASLTFLLMSSLFPGHQFEVWGWRCMFFTGIISSVLGLFVFNSLEESPLWRKLAAEKAAKAAAQHRNAPVEIVRSPLRTLFSRDFRSILFVNLLLTIGGGSGYYLTSGYLPTFLKVVSHTPNGAAAAILMLCSIAVVLASVAAGHLSTFIGRKSAFVWIGLIRLVALPGLYLLLPTANDIVTLGVYAVILSALGSAGYAPILIFLNERFPTAIRATGTGLSWNIGFAIGGMMPTVVSLVAKETSELPLMLAIFVGAISVIFLIGAFIVPETRGRLDQVSVPQREVTG